The sequence below is a genomic window from Flavobacterium sediminilitoris.
TTCCTGCTGTTGAAAATTTTAAATTTGATGCTGATTCTACATCTATAAGTCCATCAAAGTTTTGTCCTTTTTTTAACGGATCTGAAAAATTTAATAATAAAACCTGATTATTATCTTCTTGAACTTCTGCGCTTATTATTTTAAAGTTATTTTTACCCGGAATTTCATATTCTAATGTTCCCGCTTGATCAATTCCTACATCTTTACCATTCCATTTAATGGTAATTTTGCTATCTTCTTCAAAACGTTGAATACTATCTATAACTATTTTAAATTCTTTTTCTGTACTTAGTTCTTTATCTATTTTAACTTTTAATTGTTTTCCGTTTTGTTCTACTTTAACTAACTTGTTTGCAGTTTCTAAATCTAAGTTATCGCTTGTTGCAATTATTCCATTCAAATACAAATATTCTTTGCTATATGATTGTAAATCTAATGTTGAAACAATAAAATCCTGCTTAATTGTTTTAATTGAAAAATTAAAATCTTTTAGTTCTTTTGGAACATCTTTAATTTCAGAAAGATGCAATGAAATTTGATATTCTTTATTAGATTCCAATGGCTTATTTGGAACAAATGCAAGTGTATTTGTAGAAAGTGCAATTACTTTTCCTTCTACACTTGGGGTAATTGTAAAAAAATCGTCATCTAATTCTTTTTTTGGTGTCCAATCTGCATTATCAAATGCTAATACGACTCTAACATCACTTTTTGCTGAAACTAATCCTGAACTAAAATTCAAAATATGTTCTTTAAAAAGAGAATAATCAGAATTAAATTTTTTGTTTTCTTTAGAACAAGAAACAATCATAACTAAGATTAAAAACAACCTTAAAAAACGAGAACTTTTCATAAAATACGAATTTAAAAAGATAAAAATAAAATGCAGATTTCTATTACAAAATATTCTTTAAAGGTACTATATTTTTTAATACAGGAGATAGGATTTTTTATCGTTTTGTTCTAAAAAAAGCTTTCATTAATATAGCGCATTCTTTTTCAAGAACTCCCGAGACTACTTTTGTTTTAGGATGCAATTGAGTTCCCATTTTCAAGAATCCTCTATTTTCATCTGACGCACCAAAAACAATTTTAGAAATTTGACTCCAATATAAAGCTCCTGCACACATTTGACAAGGCTCTAATGTTACGTATAACGTGCAGTCTTTCAAATATTTCCCTCCTAAATAATTAGCCGCACTTGTAATAGCTTGCATCTCTGCATGCGCTGTAACATCGTGCAATAATTCTGTTAAATTATGACTTCTAGCAATTACTTTATTATCTATTACAATAACTGCTCCAACGGGAATTTCTCCTTTTTCAAAAGCAATTTCAGCCTCAATTAAGGCTTTTTTCATAAAATATTCGTCAGTAAAAATATTTTCCATTTTTCAAAATTACGAAATCTAGATACAATTCTTATTGTATTAAACAAAAAGGCTTTCAGTAGAAACAAAAAATTCTGAAACTCAAAAAATCTATTATAAAAACCGAAGCGAATACATCATAAGAAATTGAAAAGCAAAAGTTAAATATTTTATCCAATATGAATAAAACTAGACTAATACAAAACAAAAGTTTAAATTTGCTTTTTTTATAATGGAAAGCAACATACTAAATACAATTAATTCCCCAAAAGATTTAAGAACACTTTCTGAAAATCAATTACCACAGCTTGCACAAGAATTGAGGGATTTTATTATTGATATTATATCTCAAAAAGGAGGTCATTTAGGCGCCAGTTTAGGTGTAGTAGAACTTACTATAGCTTTACATTATGTTTTCAATACACCAGAAGATCAATTAGTTTGGGATGTAGGACATCAAGCGTATGGTCATAAAATCTTAACAAAAAGAAAAAATATTTTCCATACTAATAGGGAATTAAATGGTATATCTGGTTTTCCAAAAAGAAGTGAGAGTATTTATGACACTTTTGGAGTAGGACATTCTTCTACTTCAATTTCAGCAGCATTAGGAATGGCTTTAGCTTCTCAATTAAAAAAAGAAACTGAAAAACACCATATCGCTATAATTGGAGATGCTTCGATAGCAAGTGGAATGGCTTTCGAAGGGTTAAATCATGCTGGTGTTACAGACGCTAATTTATTAGTTATTTTAAATGATAATGCTATAGGAATTGATCCAAGTATAGGTGCTCTAAAAAATTACCTTACCGCTGTAAAGGAAGGCAAAAACCCAAAAGGAAACAATATCATTAAGTCTTTAAATTTTGACTATTCCGGTCCAATAGACGGTCATGATTTACCAAAACTAATTTCAGAATTAAATAGATTAAAAAAAGTAAAAGGACCTAAGTTCCTTCATATTATTACCACAAAAGGAAAAGGACTACAATTGGCTGAAGAATACCAAGTAAAATATCATGCTCCAGGGAAATTTGAGGCTAAGACAGGGAAAATACACCCAAAAAATGAAGACGGACTACCTCCTAAATTTCAAGATGTTTTTGGACACACACTTGTTGAGTTAGCAAAACGAAATGAAAAAATAATAGGCATAACTCCTGCGATGCCAACTGGAAGCTCCATGAAGTTTATGATGGAAGAATTTCCAGAAAGAGCTTTTGATGTAGGAATTGCCGAACAGCATGCTGTTACTTTAGCAGCAGGAATGACAACACAAGGAATGATTGTTTTTTGCAATATTT
It includes:
- a CDS encoding nucleoside deaminase; the encoded protein is MENIFTDEYFMKKALIEAEIAFEKGEIPVGAVIVIDNKVIARSHNLTELLHDVTAHAEMQAITSAANYLGGKYLKDCTLYVTLEPCQMCAGALYWSQISKIVFGASDENRGFLKMGTQLHPKTKVVSGVLEKECAILMKAFFRTKR
- a CDS encoding 1-deoxy-D-xylulose-5-phosphate synthase, encoding MESNILNTINSPKDLRTLSENQLPQLAQELRDFIIDIISQKGGHLGASLGVVELTIALHYVFNTPEDQLVWDVGHQAYGHKILTKRKNIFHTNRELNGISGFPKRSESIYDTFGVGHSSTSISAALGMALASQLKKETEKHHIAIIGDASIASGMAFEGLNHAGVTDANLLVILNDNAIGIDPSIGALKNYLTAVKEGKNPKGNNIIKSLNFDYSGPIDGHDLPKLISELNRLKKVKGPKFLHIITTKGKGLQLAEEYQVKYHAPGKFEAKTGKIHPKNEDGLPPKFQDVFGHTLVELAKRNEKIIGITPAMPTGSSMKFMMEEFPERAFDVGIAEQHAVTLAAGMTTQGMIVFCNIYSTFLQRAYDQIIHDVALQKLPVIFCLDRAGLVGEDGATHHGVFDISYLNCIPNLIIFAPINEIELRNIMYTAQLGLDYPIAIRYPRGRGEITTWQEPFQKIKIGDAKCLKKGSEIAFLSTGTIGTNVEKAIIKCNNPDLISHYHFPFIKPIDQKTLAEISTKYKTIITIEDGSIIGGFGSLVNQYITENNIPIKVLNLGIPDQFIEHGSIEELQHICKINVTTIINQLNFLIQS